The Myxococcota bacterium genome segment ATCGGCGTCGTGCGTGGCGACCTCGATCAGGCCGGCGTTGCCGGACACGATGCGCAGCTTCGGGTCACCCACCGCCTCGCGCACGCGCGGCACGTCCTCGGCGCGCGCCACCGACACGAGCTGCGGGTGGAACTGCTTGCACTGCGTGACCAGGAGGTCGATCGAGCGCCCGGCCGAGAGCGCAGTGACTCGCAGCTGCTCGGGGAAGCGGGCCACGACGTCGAGTGTCTGGGTGCCGATCGATCCGGTCGAGCCCAGGACCGCGAGCCGCTTCACGACTCCGCGTCCGGCTTCTGCGCCTTCGTCCGGCCGAAGCGGCGCTCGCGCTGCTGGAACGCACACAGCGCGTCGACCAGCTTCGACTTGTTGAAGTCGGGCCAGAGCACGTCGCTGGTGAAGAGCTCCGTGTAGGCGAGCTTCCACAAAAGGAAGTTCGAGATCCGGTGCTCGCCGCCGGTGCGGATCAAGAGGTCCGGGTCCGGCATGTCCTTGCAGTACAGGTTGGCCTCGACGCACTTCTCGTCGACCGCCTCGGGCTCGAGCACGCCGGCCTCGACCGCGCGCGCGATCGAGCGCACGGCGTCGACGATCTCGGCGCGCCCGCCGTAGGAGAGCGCGAAGGTGAGCCGCATCTCGTCGTTCGACTCGGTGCGCGCCATCAGGTCGCGCAGGAGTGACTGGATGCTGGGCGAGAGCGTCGACAGCCGGCCGATCGCGTCCACGCGGATCCCGTTGCGCACGAGCTCGTCGGCGTCGCGCACGATGAACTCCTCGAGATACGCCATGATCGCGTCGACCTCTTCGGTCGGCCGCTTCCAGTTCTCGGTCGAGAACGCGTAGAAGGTCAGCCACTGGATGCCGAGCTCGTGCGCGCCGCGCACCACCTCGCGCACGATCTCCGCGCCGTTGCGGTAGCCCGCCACGCGCGGCAGCCCGCGCGCCTCGGCCCAGCGGCCGTTGCCGTCGGGGATGACCGCCACGTGGCGCGGGATCTTGCGCGGGTCGAGCTTGGTCACGAGTGACTCTAGACCTTCAACAGCTCGGCTTCCTTCGCCTCCACCGCCTTGTCGATCTGCGCGATGTAGTCGTCGGTCAGCTTCTGGACCTTGTCGGTGAGATGGTGCGCGTCGTCCTCGGCCAGGTCGCCGTCCTTCTGGAACTCCTTCACCATGGCGATCGCGTCGCGGCGCGCGTTGCGCACGCCGACCTTGTGGTCTTCGCCCAGCTTCTTGACCTGCTTCACCAGGTCTTTGCGCCGCTCCTCGGTGAGCTCCGGGATCGGCACGCGCACGATCTTGCCGTCACTCACGGGCGAGAAGCCGAGGTTGGCCTTGTGGATGGCCTTCTCGATCTCGGAGATCGCGCTGCGGTCGAAGGGCTGGATCGTGATCAGGCGCGCCTCGGGGGCGTTGAGCTGGGCGAGCTTCTTGATCGGCGTGGGCGTGCCGTAGTAGTCGACCTGGAGACCTTCGAGCAGCGCGGGATTGGCGCGCCCCGTGCGCACCTTGGCCAGGTCGTGCTGGAAGCCGGCCAGGCTCTTCTGCATGCCGTCCTTGGCCTCGCCGAGGATCATCTCGCTGTTGTCATCGGGCATCTGCGACCCTCCTACGCACTCACGAGCGTGCCGATCGCCTCCCCACAGGCCACCTTCAGCATGTTGCCGGGCACGCTCATGTTGAAGACCACGATCGGCAGCTTGTTGTCCTGACACAACGAGATCGCGGTCGCATCCATCACGCCGAGGTTCTGGTGCAGAAACTCGCGGTAGGTGACTCGGTCGAAGAGATGGGCCTCCGGGAACTTCTCGGGATCGGAGTCGTAGACGCCATCGACCCGGGTGCCCTTCAGGAGTATCTCGGCGCCGATCTCCATGGCGCGCAACGCCGCGCCGGTGTCCGTGGTGAAGAAGGGGTTTCCGGTGCCGGCCGCGAAGATCACGAGCCGCCCCTTCTCGAGGTGTCTCACGGCGCGGCGCCGGATGTGCGGCTCGGCGACCTGCTTGATCTCGATCGCCGACAACAGCCGCGTCTCGGCCCCGCACTTCTCGAGCGCGTCCTGGAGCGCGAGCGCGTTGATCACGCCGCCCAGCATGCCCATGTAGTCGGCGGCGGTGCGGTTGATGCCCTCGGCCGACGCGGTGATGCCGCGGATGATGTTGCCGCCACCGCACACCACGCCCAGCTCGACCCCGTGGTTCGCGAGCTCCACGATCTCGCGCGCGGTCGCCTGGATGGTCTTGGAGTCGATCCCGAAGCCGCGCTCGCCCGCGAGGCTCTGCCCCGAGATCTTGAGCAGGATGCGCTTGTAGGCGGGTTTCATTCCTCCGCGGCTTCTCCGAGCTGGAAGCGGCGGAAGCCGACGACCTTTGCACCGGCTTCTTGCGCCGCTTTGCCCACGGTCTTGTCGGGATCCATCACGAGGCCCTGTTCGAGGAGGACGACCTCCTTGAAGAACTTCGTGAGGCGCCCCTCGATCATCTTCTCCACGATCGCCGGCGGCTTGCCCTCGTTCGCCGCCTGCGCCGCGAGCACCCGCCGCTCCGCGTCCACGGCGGCCTTGGGCAGATCCTCGCGCGACAGGCCCGCCGGGCTGGTGGCCGCGACGTGCATGCTCACGTTGTGGGCCAGCGCGCGCACCTCGGGCTTGGCCGGGGTCGGGCTCTCGATCGCCACCAGCGTGCCGATCTTGCCGCCGGCGTGAATGTAGCTCGTCACGAAGCCCTGGGCGGGCGCCTCGAGCCGAGTCACCCGCCGCACGGCCAGGTCCTCGCCGAGCTTCGCGACCGCGCCGGTGACCTTGTCGCGCAGCTTCTGGCCGTTCACCGACAGGTCGAGCAGCTCGTCGACGCTGCGCGGCTTGTGCGTGAAGGCGGCCTTGGCCAGCTCGTTGCCCACGTGGTTGAAGTCGTCGGTCTTGGCGACGAAGTCGGTCTCGCAGTTGAGCTCGACCAGGGCGCCGGTGTGACCGTCGGCCGACACCGCGGCGATCACGCGGCCCTCGGAGCCTGCGCGCCCCACGCGCTTGGAGGCCTTGGCGACGCCCTTCTCGCGCAGGATCTCGACCGCGCGCTCGAAGTCGCCATGGGCCTCTTCGAGCGCCTTCTTGCAGTCCATCATGCCCGCGCCGGTCTGCTCGCGGAGCTCCCTCACTTGTGCTGCCGAGATCTCGGCCAACTCGCTCCCCCGTTCCTTCTGCTTCGTGCCGTGTGTGACTTGGATGCTCTCGAGTTACTTGGCCGGCGCTTCGGCAGCCGGCGCCTCCGGCGCCGGCGTCTCGGCGGCCGGCGTCTCCGCCTCCGCGTCCTTCACCACCGGTGAGTCGGTGAGACCGAGCGCGAAGTCGGCGGCCTCCTCGAGCTCCTCGCGGCGCCGCTCCTCGGCCATGCGCTCCATGCGCGCCGGCCGCCGCGCCGGCTGCGTGATCTCGACCACGCGCTTGCCGTGCTTGGGCGCGGCCTCCTCGCCGTCGCCCGCCTCGGCCTGACCGGCATCCACGATGCGCGAGTTGAACAGCTCCTTCCCCTCGCGGCAGGCCTCGGCGACCTTCTCGCAGTAGAGGCGGATCGCGCGCAGCGCGTCGTCGTTGCCCGGGATCGACAGCTCGATCCCCTGCGGGTCACAGTTCGAGTCGACGACCGCGATCACTGGAATGCCGAGCCGGTGCGCCTCGTCGATCGCGATCTCTTCACGGCGCACGTCGATCACGAACAGCGCGTCGGGCGGGCGCTCCATGTCGATCAAGCCCTCGAAGGCCTTGTGCAGCTTCAGCTGCTCGCGCACCAGGCGCGAGCGCTCCTTCTTCGAGAGCTGCGAGGAGCTCTCCTCGCTGCCGAGCAGCTCGTTCAGCTCCTTGTAGCGCTCGATGCCGCGCCGGATCGTGCGGAAGTTCGTGAGCATGCCGCCCAGCCAGCGCCGGTGGACGAAGGGCTGGCCGCAGGCCCGCGCTTGCTCCGCGATGATGTCCTGCGCCTGCCGCTTGGTGGCGACGAACAGGACCGAGCCGCCTTCGGCGGTGGTCTCGCGGATGAAGTCGAGCGCTTCGCGGAAGCGCGGCAGCGTGAGCTGCAGGTTGATGATGTGGACGCCGTTGCGCTCGCCGTAGATGAAGGGCTTCATCGACGGGTGCCAGCGGCGGGTCTGATGGCCGAAGTGAACTCCGGCCTCGAGCAGGTCTCTCATCGAGACTGCGGGCGTGGTCATGTTGGCGAGATTCTCCGATTCGGGTTTTACCGCCGCCCCTCGGCTCGTTGCCGCCGCTCAGCGCCCGGAAGGCCGTGCGACCCGAAGCGGAATCGGGGCGTGTGACGTTGGCCGCTCGTATAGCAGAGAAGCGGCAGGCGCTCAAGCACAACGCCCCGGAATTTCAGGAAAATCAGCCTCTTCGCCCGCCTGGCGGCAGGCCCAGCGGCAGCAGGTGCTCGTGCAGGTTGAAGCCGCGCAGGACGAACGCCCAGGCGTCGGCCACGGGCACGGTCGTCAGGCGCGAGATCGCCGCCCAGTAGCTCGAGAAGCGCACGAACGCCCAGGGCACGGGCTCGACGTCGAGCAGGCGCGACAGGATCACGGCGTTGGAGCCCTCATGCGCCACGATCAGGATGCGCTTCTGGGCTTCGGGCGGTCGCCACAGCCGGTAGCCAGAGTTGTCGTGCGTGCGCATGCCATGCGTGCCCTCGAGCAGTGATTCGATGCCCGTGACCACGCGTTCGTACAGGTGCCGGAACGACTCGCCGCCGGCCATGCCGTCCCACCACTTCTCGAGGTCGCGCGCGCGTGCGTCGGCGAAGAAGCGCTCGACCTGCTGGGCGGTCTGACCTTCGAGCGTGGGCAGGCGCAGCTCGTCGAGCCAGCTGCACTGCTCGAAGCGCAGGCCGGTGCGGCGAGTCACGAACTCGGCGGTCTCGATCGCGCGCTCGAGCGTGCTGGTATAGGCATGGTCGAAGTGCTCGCCGGCCAGCGCCTCGGCCAGCGCCTCGGCCTGCAGCCGGCCGTGGGCGGAGAGCTCGGGGTGGTCGACGGCGCGGCCGCCGGGCTCCCAGTCGGGCTGCGCGTGGCGCACCAGCACGACCTCGATCACGTCAGTCGAGCTCCACGCGCAGCTGCAGCGCGGCGCGTTCGGCGCTGATCGGCCGGACCCGCTCGGCGATCAGCGCCAGGTGCGCGGGGTGCTCGGCGTAGCGGCGCCAGGCCTCGCGGTCGGCGAAGTCGGCGACGATCGCGAAGTCCCAGTTGCCCGCGACCAGGCGCTCGTCGCGCCCGAAGCGGTAGGCGCGAATCTCGGGTACGGCCGCGGGCAGCGCGCGCAGGCCCTGCTCGAGCGCGGCGAGCTGCGAGTCACTCGTGCCGGGCTTCCAGCGGAACAGGACCACGTGGCGGAATCCGGCCGACACTACGTGGTGTACTCGGCGTTGACGCGCACGTACTCGTAGGAGAGGTCCGTCGTGAGGATGCGCGCGCGCCCGCGGCCCTTGCCGAGCGAGATCTCGATCGCGACCTGCTTCTGCTTCATCGCGCGCTCGGCGCGGCGCAGCGCAGCCTTGCCGCCCGCCGGCTCGCCGCCGCGCAAGAGCTCCGCGCCGCCGATGCGCACGCTCACCCGGCCGGGCGCGAGCGACACGCCGGCCGCGCCCACGGCCTGCACCACGCGGCCCCAGTTGGGGTCGCCGCCGAACAGCGCCGTCTTCACCAAGGCCGAGTTCGCGACCGAGCGCGCCACGCGGTCGGCGTCGCGGTCGTTGCGCGCCCCGGCCACGGCCACGGTGGCGAGCTTGGTGACTCCCTCGCCGTCGCGCGCCAGCTTCTCGCACAGCTCGGCGCTGGCGTCGAGCAGCAGCCGTTCGACCTCGCGCGCGCGCGCCGACCCGACACCGATCGGTGTATTGCCCGCGGCGCCGTTCGCCAGCACCAGCACGGTGTCGCTGGTGCTGGTCTCGCCGTCGATCGTGAGCGAGTTGAAGCTCGCGTCCGCGGCGGCGCGCAGGGCGCGGCGCAGCAGCGCCGGCTCGATCGCCAGGTCGGTCACGAGATAGGCGAGCATGGTGGCCATGCGCGGCATGATCATGCCCGCGCCCTTGGCGAAGCCGGCCAGCGCGAAGCCGCGGCCGCGCCGGTGCACGAGCTTGGCGTGGGTGTCGGTGGTGAGCACGGCCTCGGCGGCGCGCTCGAAGCCGCGCGCCGAGAGTGACTCGACCGCGCGCGGGATGCCCGCGCGCAAGCGCTCCATGGGCAAGGGCCGGCCGATCACGCCGGTCGACGCGACCTGGATCTCTCTCGCGCGCGCGCCGATCGCGCCGGCGAGCAGCGCACACATCTCGCGCGCGTCGCGCAGCCCGCGCGCGCCGTTGGCCACGTTCGAGATGCCGCTGTTCACCACCACGCCGCGCGCGCGCCCGCCGCGCAGGTGCGCGCGCGAGACGACCACCGGCGCGCCGGGAAAGCGGCTGGTGGTGAACACCGCCGCAGCGGCCGCAGGCCGGTCCGAGACTACGAGCGCGAGATCGGGCTTGCCGCTCGGCTTGATGCCGCAGGCGATGCCGGCGGCGCGAAATCCGCGAACTTCGACCGCCACGCTACGCCCCGGCGCCGTGACACTTCTTGTATTTCTTGCCCGAGCCGCACGGGCAGGGATCGTTGCGCCCGACCTTCGGCCCTTCGCGCACGACCGTCTGCGGAGTCACCGGCGCGTCGGCCGGCGAGCCGCCGTGCTGCTCCTGCAGCCGGCGCTGCTGCTGCGCGGTGCGCCGCGCTTCCTCGGCCGCGCGCAGCTCGGCCACGCGTTCCGGCGAAGGCAGCTCGATCATCACGCGGAACAGCTGCTCGACCGCGCGCGAGCGGATGCGCCCGAACATCTCGCGGAACAGCTCGAAGCCCTCGGTCTGGTACACGCGCTTGGGGTCCTTGCCCGCGTAGCCCTGCAGCCCGACGCCCTCCTTCAGGTGGTCCATCGTGAGCAGGTGGTCCTTCCAGAGCTGGTCGAGTGTCTGGAGCAGGATGCCGCGCGCGATGCCCTGGAAGCTGGGCGGATTGAAGTCGGCGTACTTGCGCCCGATGTCGGCGAACATCTCGAGCTTCTCCTCGAGCTTCGCGTCGACCCGGTCGAGCAGCGCCTCGAGGATGGCTTCGCGATCCGGATCGTGGCCCTGGATCTCGGGTGACTCGGGATCGATCGCGATCCCGAACTGCGCCTGCACCTCGCGCACGTAGCTCTCGACGTCGGGCTCGGCCTTGGCGGGGAAGGTGACCGCGACGATCTCGCCCGCGAGCTCGTGCGCCAGGCCCTCGTACTCCGCGCGCATGTCGTCGCTCGCGAGCACGTTGGTGCGCCAGGCGTAGATGCTGGTGCGCTGCTTGTTCATCACGTCGTCGTACTCGAGCAGGTGCTTGCGGATGTCGAAGTTGCGCACCTCGACCTTCCGCTGCGCCCGCTCGATCGCGCCCGACAGCATGCGCGCCTCGATCGCCTCGCCCTCCTGCATGCCCAGGCGCTTCATCAGACCCGAGATGCGGTCGGAGCCGAAGATGCGCAGCAGGTCGTCTTCGAGCGACAGGTAGAAGCGCGACGATCCCGGGTCGCCCTGCCGGCCCGAGCGGCCGCGCAGCTGGTTGTCGATGCGACGTGACTCGTGTCTCTCGGTGCCGAGCACGTGCAGCCCGCCCGCCGCCACGACGCGCTCGCGCTCCTCGGCGCAGTTCGCCGTGAGCTTCTCGAGCTCTTCCTTGTTCTCGGGGGCTTCCGGGTCGAGCCCGCGCGACTTCAAGGTCATGCCGGGGTTGCCGCCCAGCACGATGTCGGTGCCGCGGCCCGCCATGTTGGTGGAGATCGTGACCGCGCCCAGCCGGCCGGCCTGCGCCACGATCTCGGCCTCGCGCTGGTGCTGCTTGGCGTTCAGCACGTTGTGGCGCACGCCGCGGTTCTTGAGCCGCGCCGAGAGCATCTCGCTGGTCTCGATCGCGATCGTGCCCACCAGCACCGGCTGGCCGCGCTTGTGACAGTCCTCGATCTCGTCGACGACCGCCTTCCACTTCTCGCCCTTGGTGCGATAGACCACGTCTTCGTGGTCCTTGCGCACCATGGGCCGGTGAGTCGGCACGACCACCACGTCGAGCTTGTAGATCGACGCGAACTCCTGGGCTTCCGTGTCCGCCGTGCCCGTCATGCCGGCGAGCTTGGAGTACATGCGGAAGTAGTTCTGGAAGGTGATCGTGGCGTAGGTCTGTGACTCGTTCTGGACCTGGACGTGCTCCTTGGCCTCGACCGACTGGTGCAGCCCGTCGCTCCAGCGGCGCCCTTCCATGAGCCGGCCGGTGAACTCGTCGACGATGACGATCTGGCCGTCCTTCACCACGTAGTCGACGTCGAGCTTGTAGATCACGTGCGCGCGCAGCGCGTTCTGCACCACGTGGAGCGTCTCCATGTGGTTCGGCGCGTAGAGGTTGTCGACGCCGAGCAGCTTCTCGGCCGCGACGATGCCCTCCTCCGTGAGCTGGATCGACTTGGCCTTCTCGTCGAGCGTGTAGTTGCCCGGGTCCTGGATCAGGCGCGGGATGATCCGGTCCACGCGCCGGAACTTCTCGGGATCGTCGTCGACCGGACCCGAGATGATGAGCGGTGTGCGCGCCTCGTCGATCAGGATCGAGTCGACTTCGTCCACGATGGCGTAGTTGTGACCGCGCTGCGTGAACATCTCGATCGCCGGCTTCATGTTGTCGCGCAGGTAGTCGAAGCCGAACTCGTTGTTCTGGCCGTAGGTGATGTCGGCCGCGTAGGCGCTGCGGCGCTCGGTGTCCGACAAGCCGTGCACGATGCAGCCGATCGACAGACCGAGCGAGCGGTGCACCGCGCCCATCCACTCGGAGTCACGGCGCGCGAGATAGTCGTTCACGGTGACCACGTGCACGCCCTTGCCCGAGAGCGCGTTCAGGAACGAGGGCAGCGTGGCGACCAGCGTCTTGCCCTCGCCGGTCTTCATCTCCGCGATCTTGCCCTGGTGCAGCACCATGCCGCCGAGCAGCTGCACGTCGTAATGGCGCTGGCCGAGCGTGCGCTTCGCGCCCTCGCGCACCAGGGCGAAGGCCTCGGGCAGCACGGCGTCGAGCGTTTCGCCCTTGTCCACGCGCTCGCGCAGCCCCGCCACGCGCGAGCGCAGCTCGTCGGCCGAGAGCGGCGCGTAAGTCGCCTCGAGCTCGTTGATCCTGGCGACGGCGGGCCGCAGCGAGCGCAGGAGTCGCTCATTGGCCGAGCCGAAGATTCTCGTGGCGAACGCGCGAATCGCGGGTCTCCCGTCGAAGGCACGGGAGTATAACGAGCAGGGATTCGGCCTACGAGATCAGGCCGCGATCAGTCCAGAATATAGTTTCTGGGGTCGACGGCCTTGCCGTTGACCACCACGGCGTAGTGGCAGTGCGGGCCGGTGCTGCGGCCGGTGGAGCCCATCAGGCCGATCTCCTGGCCGCGCTTCACGGTCTCGCCCGCCTTGACCAGGATCTGCTGCATGTGGCCGTAGACGGTCTCGATGCCGTAGCCGTGGCGGATCTTCACTCCATAGCCGAGCGACTTCTTCTGCGTCGCGTACTCGACCTCGCCGTCCGCGGCCGCGAAGATCGGGGTGCCCATGCGGCCGGCGATGTCGAGGCCCTTGTGGAACTCGCGCTCGCCGGTGTAGGGCGACATGCGGTAGCCGAAGGTCGACGTGATCCAGCCGTGAGTCGGCGTGATCGACGGCGTGTGCACCAGGCGCGCGCTCTGGTCCTCCAGGTGGTGGATCAGGCCCTGCAGGCTCGTGTCTTGTGCGTCCATCGCGCCGCCGAGTGTCTCGAGGCCTTCCTTCATGACCTCGTGGCGCTTCTGCCGGGTCATCCACGACACGTCGTCGGCCGAGAGCATCTCGCCGTCGGTGCCGCCGATGCCGGGCAGCGGCAGCGGGTCCGCCGGGTCGAGGTTGGTGATGATGCGGAGCTTGCGCTCGAAGCCGTCGATGCGCGTGAGCTTCGCCGACAGCGCTTCCATCTTCTGCGCGTAGCCCTGGATCTGCTCGCGCTGCTCGGCCGTCTCGGTGCGCAGCCGGTCGAGCTCATAGAGATTGGAGCGCACGCGGATGTAGTCGATCGACAGCGCCAGCAGCGCGACGGCGAAGGCGACACCACCGAGTGTCGCGCGGCGCAGCCACAGCTTGGGCACGTGGAAGCGGCGGATCGAGCCCGATTGGCCGGGCACGATCATCAGCGTGAGCGTGTCTTCGGGTCCGCGCTCGGGTGCGTTAGCCACGCGCGGCGCCTCCCTTGGCGGACGCACCATCGGTGCGGATCCGCAGCTGGAGCTTCCCCATCCGGAGCTCGTCTCCCGGGTTGAGCACCTTGCGGTGCTCGCGCACGCCGTTGACCAGCGTGCCGTTCGTGCTGCCCAGGTCCTGCACGAACGCGCGCAGGCCCTCGTAGCCGAACAGCGCGTGCGCGCGCGAAATCGTGGCCTCGTTCAGCACCAGGTCCGCGTTGCGGCCCCGGCCGATCACCGTGCTGGGCCGGTCGAGCTCCCACTCGAGCCCTTCGTAGAAGCCGCTCTCGATGCGGACCGCCGCGCGCTGCGCCGCGGGGGGCACCGTGGACTCGATCGAACCGCGTGAATCCGCTGCCATCTCGTCTTCCTGCGCACGCGCAGAACGGCGTACGCCTTCCACCGGATGGCATCGGCGGGGGCGTTCAGAACTTGACGAACCGCCTCACCTCCCGGCGCGACGCGAGCGGCCGGTGAGTGACAGGAGCTCACGCGCGTGCGCGCGTGCGGCGTCGGTGAGTTGCCCCCCGCTCATGCGCGCGATTTCGTCGACGCGTTCCTCGCCTTCCAGGCGGGAGATGCGCGTCGCCGTGCGGTTCTTGCGCACGTCTTTCACCACAGAGTGATGCAAGTCACCAAGTGCGGCGAGCTGCGGAAGATGCGTGATGCAGATCACTTGATTCTTGCCGGCCAGAGAGCGCAGCCGCTCGCCCACGCGCCGGGCGGTCTGGCCGCCCAGCCCCGCGTCGATCTCGTCGAACAACAGCACGTGCCCGTGGTCGGCGTCGCGCAGCGCGTTGCGCAGCGCCAGGAGCAGCCGCGCCAGCTCGCCGCCGGAGGCCGCATCCTTGAGCTTTCCGCCCTCCTCGCCCGGGTTCGCGGCCAGGCGGAAGGAGGCGCGCTCGCGGCCCGAGGGGCCCGAGGGCGGAGTGAGTCCTTCGGCCGACTTCGCTTCCAGCGGCTCGAGCGCCACCGCGAAGCGCGCGTGCTTGAGCTCGAGCGCGGCGAGCTCGGCCCCGACCGCGCGCTCGAGCTCGGCCGCGGCGCTGTGGCGCGCGCGCGAGAGCGCGCGCGACTTCGCGTCGAGTGACTCGGCAATCTCGGCCAGCTCTCGCTCGAGCTCCGCCGTGCGCTGCTCGCCGCCCGCGAGCCCGTCGAGCTCCTGCGCGGCGCGCGCGCGGTGCGCCAGGATCTCCTCGATCGAGTTGCCGTAGCGCGTCTGCAGCCGGCGCAGCTCGCCGAGCCGCTCCTCCACGCGCGCGAGCTTGTCCGGGTCGGCCTCGATGTTCTGGGCATAGCGCTCCAGAAGGAGCGCGGCTTCGTCGAGCTCGAG includes the following:
- the tsf gene encoding translation elongation factor Ts → MRELREQTGAGMMDCKKALEEAHGDFERAVEILREKGVAKASKRVGRAGSEGRVIAAVSADGHTGALVELNCETDFVAKTDDFNHVGNELAKAAFTHKPRSVDELLDLSVNGQKLRDKVTGAVAKLGEDLAVRRVTRLEAPAQGFVTSYIHAGGKIGTLVAIESPTPAKPEVRALAHNVSMHVAATSPAGLSREDLPKAAVDAERRVLAAQAANEGKPPAIVEKMIEGRLTKFFKEVVLLEQGLVMDPDKTVGKAAQEAGAKVVGFRRFQLGEAAEE
- a CDS encoding M23 family metallopeptidase, which produces MANAPERGPEDTLTLMIVPGQSGSIRRFHVPKLWLRRATLGGVAFAVALLALSIDYIRVRSNLYELDRLRTETAEQREQIQGYAQKMEALSAKLTRIDGFERKLRIITNLDPADPLPLPGIGGTDGEMLSADDVSWMTRQKRHEVMKEGLETLGGAMDAQDTSLQGLIHHLEDQSARLVHTPSITPTHGWITSTFGYRMSPYTGEREFHKGLDIAGRMGTPIFAAADGEVEYATQKKSLGYGVKIRHGYGIETVYGHMQQILVKAGETVKRGQEIGLMGSTGRSTGPHCHYAVVVNGKAVDPRNYILD
- a CDS encoding 1-deoxy-D-xylulose-5-phosphate reductoisomerase (catalyzes the NADP-dependent rearrangement and reduction of 1-deoxy-D-xylulose-5-phosphate (DXP) to 2-C-methyl-D-erythritol 4-phosphate); the protein is MKRLAVLGSTGSIGTQTLDVVARFPEQLRVTALSAGRSIDLLVTQCKQFHPQLVSVARAEDVPRVREAVGDPKLRIVSGNAGLIEVATHDAD
- a CDS encoding histidine phosphatase family protein, coding for MIEVVLVRHAQPDWEPGGRAVDHPELSAHGRLQAEALAEALAGEHFDHAYTSTLERAIETAEFVTRRTGLRFEQCSWLDELRLPTLEGQTAQQVERFFADARARDLEKWWDGMAGGESFRHLYERVVTGIESLLEGTHGMRTHDNSGYRLWRPPEAQKRILIVAHEGSNAVILSRLLDVEPVPWAFVRFSSYWAAISRLTTVPVADAWAFVLRGFNLHEHLLPLGLPPGGRRG
- a CDS encoding Dabb family protein, with amino-acid sequence MSAGFRHVVLFRWKPGTSDSQLAALEQGLRALPAAVPEIRAYRFGRDERLVAGNWDFAIVADFADREAWRRYAEHPAHLALIAERVRPISAERAALQLRVELD
- a CDS encoding FHA domain-containing protein, with protein sequence MAADSRGSIESTVPPAAQRAAVRIESGFYEGLEWELDRPSTVIGRGRNADLVLNEATISRAHALFGYEGLRAFVQDLGSTNGTLVNGVREHRKVLNPGDELRMGKLQLRIRTDGASAKGGAARG
- the frr gene encoding ribosome recycling factor — translated: MPDDNSEMILGEAKDGMQKSLAGFQHDLAKVRTGRANPALLEGLQVDYYGTPTPIKKLAQLNAPEARLITIQPFDRSAISEIEKAIHKANLGFSPVSDGKIVRVPIPELTEERRKDLVKQVKKLGEDHKVGVRNARRDAIAMVKEFQKDGDLAEDDAHHLTDKVQKLTDDYIAQIDKAVEAKEAELLKV
- the uppS gene encoding polyprenyl diphosphate synthase — encoded protein: MTKLDPRKIPRHVAVIPDGNGRWAEARGLPRVAGYRNGAEIVREVVRGAHELGIQWLTFYAFSTENWKRPTEEVDAIMAYLEEFIVRDADELVRNGIRVDAIGRLSTLSPSIQSLLRDLMARTESNDEMRLTFALSYGGRAEIVDAVRSIARAVEAGVLEPEAVDEKCVEANLYCKDMPDPDLLIRTGGEHRISNFLLWKLAYTELFTSDVLWPDFNKSKLVDALCAFQQRERRFGRTKAQKPDAES
- the pyrH gene encoding UMP kinase encodes the protein MKPAYKRILLKISGQSLAGERGFGIDSKTIQATAREIVELANHGVELGVVCGGGNIIRGITASAEGINRTAADYMGMLGGVINALALQDALEKCGAETRLLSAIEIKQVAEPHIRRRAVRHLEKGRLVIFAAGTGNPFFTTDTGAALRAMEIGAEILLKGTRVDGVYDSDPEKFPEAHLFDRVTYREFLHQNLGVMDATAISLCQDNKLPIVVFNMSVPGNMLKVACGEAIGTLVSA
- the rpsB gene encoding 30S ribosomal protein S2, which gives rise to MTTPAVSMRDLLEAGVHFGHQTRRWHPSMKPFIYGERNGVHIINLQLTLPRFREALDFIRETTAEGGSVLFVATKRQAQDIIAEQARACGQPFVHRRWLGGMLTNFRTIRRGIERYKELNELLGSEESSSQLSKKERSRLVREQLKLHKAFEGLIDMERPPDALFVIDVRREEIAIDEAHRLGIPVIAVVDSNCDPQGIELSIPGNDDALRAIRLYCEKVAEACREGKELFNSRIVDAGQAEAGDGEEAAPKHGKRVVEITQPARRPARMERMAEERRREELEEAADFALGLTDSPVVKDAEAETPAAETPAPEAPAAEAPAK
- the secA gene encoding preprotein translocase subunit SecA, whose translation is MRAFATRIFGSANERLLRSLRPAVARINELEATYAPLSADELRSRVAGLRERVDKGETLDAVLPEAFALVREGAKRTLGQRHYDVQLLGGMVLHQGKIAEMKTGEGKTLVATLPSFLNALSGKGVHVVTVNDYLARRDSEWMGAVHRSLGLSIGCIVHGLSDTERRSAYAADITYGQNNEFGFDYLRDNMKPAIEMFTQRGHNYAIVDEVDSILIDEARTPLIISGPVDDDPEKFRRVDRIIPRLIQDPGNYTLDEKAKSIQLTEEGIVAAEKLLGVDNLYAPNHMETLHVVQNALRAHVIYKLDVDYVVKDGQIVIVDEFTGRLMEGRRWSDGLHQSVEAKEHVQVQNESQTYATITFQNYFRMYSKLAGMTGTADTEAQEFASIYKLDVVVVPTHRPMVRKDHEDVVYRTKGEKWKAVVDEIEDCHKRGQPVLVGTIAIETSEMLSARLKNRGVRHNVLNAKQHQREAEIVAQAGRLGAVTISTNMAGRGTDIVLGGNPGMTLKSRGLDPEAPENKEELEKLTANCAEERERVVAAGGLHVLGTERHESRRIDNQLRGRSGRQGDPGSSRFYLSLEDDLLRIFGSDRISGLMKRLGMQEGEAIEARMLSGAIERAQRKVEVRNFDIRKHLLEYDDVMNKQRTSIYAWRTNVLASDDMRAEYEGLAHELAGEIVAVTFPAKAEPDVESYVREVQAQFGIAIDPESPEIQGHDPDREAILEALLDRVDAKLEEKLEMFADIGRKYADFNPPSFQGIARGILLQTLDQLWKDHLLTMDHLKEGVGLQGYAGKDPKRVYQTEGFELFREMFGRIRSRAVEQLFRVMIELPSPERVAELRAAEEARRTAQQQRRLQEQHGGSPADAPVTPQTVVREGPKVGRNDPCPCGSGKKYKKCHGAGA
- the argJ gene encoding bifunctional glutamate N-acetyltransferase/amino-acid acetyltransferase ArgJ, producing the protein MAVEVRGFRAAGIACGIKPSGKPDLALVVSDRPAAAAAVFTTSRFPGAPVVVSRAHLRGGRARGVVVNSGISNVANGARGLRDAREMCALLAGAIGARAREIQVASTGVIGRPLPMERLRAGIPRAVESLSARGFERAAEAVLTTDTHAKLVHRRGRGFALAGFAKGAGMIMPRMATMLAYLVTDLAIEPALLRRALRAAADASFNSLTIDGETSTSDTVLVLANGAAGNTPIGVGSARAREVERLLLDASAELCEKLARDGEGVTKLATVAVAGARNDRDADRVARSVANSALVKTALFGGDPNWGRVVQAVGAAGVSLAPGRVSVRIGGAELLRGGEPAGGKAALRRAERAMKQKQVAIEISLGKGRGRARILTTDLSYEYVRVNAEYTT